A single genomic interval of uncultured Pseudodesulfovibrio sp. harbors:
- a CDS encoding ATP-binding protein — protein MEVHSYSGEKGPLVALVLALIVLGLGSLYLTWRSIAHQREIVEENMIMTGSSILRGVDSNISRIMRSLSMNPQAAPLFPTMVGELFTELARSEDIKFIAMYGGGDTPIITSDADRSKPTFSLPETVAADLEVGRAWHVMAEFEKNQVLISGLRVRPSVARLSFGSTPPLRHKSVRPDENHVPEAERGMGHGMGRGRGRGMGPGHGMGPGNDNPPMDAGLPHVYLVVGLNAQKHMAQFRQYRSAAIYQTGYVFLAAVVLWSLVFAYLQRRGEGRKLDRMERFQNKLLDNMPDGLVTLAEDGQIMAANHSAKKLLAPKDEDGIPEIIGSNWRDLAFGSRFDDTPLAPTDWQQFDYQGRRLEILSLPFQESDEDAAPELGQRLVLIRDRTQIRSLEEDLNEAQRLAAVGSLAAGVAHEVRNPLSSLRGFAQLFANKLKGQQPLEQYATTMVQEADRLNRVVTDLLYLAKPRQLDPVAIDLAELGDSIRQLMRFDFENRQTEPVFDFRCETVMADQDALKQVLLNLISNSLDALGACDDCPTPGHISLSSVRADDGVWIIVADDGPGMNPEIRDEVFKPFVTGKKTGTGLGLAIVDNIMRAHRGRVAVDSEPGEGTRIRLFFPDVEQKG, from the coding sequence ATGGAAGTCCACTCCTACAGCGGAGAAAAGGGGCCGCTTGTCGCCCTTGTCCTGGCACTCATAGTGCTCGGTCTCGGCAGTCTGTACCTGACATGGCGCTCCATCGCGCATCAGCGTGAGATCGTCGAGGAAAACATGATAATGACCGGCAGTTCCATTCTGCGCGGTGTGGACAGCAATATCTCCCGCATCATGCGTAGTCTGAGCATGAACCCTCAGGCTGCGCCTCTTTTTCCGACCATGGTGGGAGAACTTTTTACAGAGCTTGCACGTTCCGAAGACATAAAATTCATCGCCATGTACGGCGGTGGCGATACGCCGATCATCACTTCCGATGCCGACCGTTCCAAACCGACATTCAGCCTGCCTGAAACCGTGGCTGCGGACCTTGAAGTGGGGCGGGCATGGCATGTCATGGCTGAATTCGAAAAGAATCAGGTACTCATTTCCGGCCTGCGTGTCCGGCCGTCCGTTGCCCGCCTTTCCTTTGGGTCGACCCCGCCACTGCGGCACAAGAGTGTCCGCCCGGATGAGAATCATGTGCCCGAAGCGGAGCGCGGCATGGGCCACGGCATGGGACGAGGTCGGGGGCGCGGCATGGGACCGGGCCATGGCATGGGGCCGGGAAACGATAATCCTCCCATGGATGCGGGGTTGCCGCATGTTTATCTCGTTGTCGGCCTGAACGCCCAGAAGCATATGGCGCAGTTTCGCCAATATCGCAGCGCCGCCATTTACCAGACCGGCTACGTGTTTCTCGCCGCCGTGGTGCTGTGGTCCCTCGTATTCGCCTACCTTCAGCGCCGGGGCGAAGGACGCAAGCTCGACCGGATGGAGCGTTTCCAGAACAAGCTTCTCGACAATATGCCGGATGGCCTCGTGACCCTTGCCGAGGACGGACAGATCATGGCTGCCAACCATTCGGCCAAGAAACTCCTCGCGCCCAAGGATGAGGACGGTATTCCAGAGATCATCGGCTCTAACTGGCGTGACCTCGCGTTCGGTTCCCGTTTCGATGACACGCCTCTCGCCCCGACGGACTGGCAGCAGTTCGATTATCAGGGGCGCAGGCTTGAAATTCTTTCCCTGCCTTTTCAGGAGAGTGATGAAGATGCCGCGCCGGAACTCGGTCAGCGGCTCGTGCTCATTCGTGACCGAACCCAGATTCGGTCCCTTGAGGAGGACCTGAACGAGGCGCAGCGGCTCGCCGCCGTCGGTTCCCTTGCCGCGGGCGTGGCCCATGAAGTGCGTAACCCGCTCAGTTCCCTGCGCGGGTTTGCCCAACTGTTCGCCAACAAGCTCAAGGGCCAGCAGCCGTTGGAACAGTATGCCACCACCATGGTGCAGGAGGCGGACCGCCTCAACCGCGTGGTCACGGACCTTCTCTATCTCGCCAAGCCGCGTCAGCTCGACCCCGTTGCGATTGATCTCGCCGAGCTGGGGGATTCCATCCGCCAACTCATGCGCTTCGATTTCGAGAACAGGCAGACCGAGCCGGTTTTCGATTTCAGGTGCGAAACCGTGATGGCCGATCAGGACGCCCTCAAGCAGGTGCTGCTCAATCTGATTTCCAACAGCCTTGATGCGTTGGGTGCCTGTGACGATTGTCCCACTCCCGGACATATCAGCCTTTCCTCGGTTCGGGCGGACGATGGTGTCTGGATCATCGTGGCTGACGACGGCCCCGGCATGAATCCCGAGATTCGTGACGAGGTGTTCAAGCCGTTTGTTACCGGCAAGAAGACCGGTACAGGACTCGGGCTTGCCATCGTCGACAATATCATGCGGGCACACCGGGGCCGGGTCGCTGTGGATTCCGAACCCGGCGAAGGAACACGAATTCGCCTTTTTTTCCCGGATGTGGAGCAGAAGGGATAG
- a CDS encoding sigma-54 dependent transcriptional regulator has product MDERIVLIVDDEPGHRMMVRAVLEDDGWTVLEADSGERALTVLAEEAESDTFPDVAMVDMKMPGMDGMQLLKELQIRRPGLPVVLLTAFGSVGSAVDAMKRGAFDYLTKPADNDELTAVIGKAYEYHKLIKENARLRAEVDSSADFIGASPGIERVRDLISQAGPTEATVLILGQSGTGKELVAEGLHRASNRADRPLIKVNCAALPDDLLESELFGYEKGAFTGAIKDKPGRFQLADGGTLFLDEIGEMPAALQAKLLRALQEKTVEPLGSVKTIKVDTRIIAATNRNLKAEVEAGRFREDLFYRLAVLEIRIPPLCERKEDLPLLVSFLLRRLGNKNNKIIRTVTPAFLDALSGYDWPGNVRELENVLERALILSRSDALGPDLLPPQVTGAREAAIDMSTEASPSAMSTPASLEEAEKLAIMRALEENGNHRERTADALGISRRTLQYKLKKYGLTRR; this is encoded by the coding sequence ATGGACGAAAGAATTGTACTCATAGTTGATGATGAGCCGGGACACCGGATGATGGTCCGGGCTGTTCTGGAAGACGACGGCTGGACCGTGCTTGAAGCGGATTCCGGCGAACGGGCGTTGACGGTTCTGGCTGAAGAGGCCGAATCCGATACCTTCCCGGATGTCGCCATGGTCGACATGAAAATGCCCGGTATGGATGGCATGCAGTTGCTCAAGGAATTGCAGATTCGCAGGCCGGGGCTACCCGTGGTCCTGCTGACGGCGTTCGGCAGCGTGGGCAGCGCAGTGGATGCCATGAAGCGCGGTGCGTTCGACTATCTGACCAAGCCCGCGGACAACGACGAACTCACGGCAGTGATCGGCAAGGCCTACGAGTACCATAAGCTCATCAAGGAAAACGCACGGCTTCGGGCCGAAGTGGACAGCAGCGCCGACTTTATCGGTGCGAGTCCGGGCATTGAGCGGGTGCGTGACCTGATAAGTCAGGCCGGACCGACCGAGGCGACCGTGCTGATTCTCGGACAGTCGGGAACAGGTAAGGAACTGGTGGCCGAGGGGCTGCACCGTGCGAGCAACCGTGCGGACAGGCCGCTGATCAAGGTGAACTGTGCGGCCCTGCCGGATGACCTGCTTGAAAGTGAACTTTTCGGATATGAGAAAGGCGCGTTCACCGGCGCGATAAAGGATAAACCGGGCCGGTTCCAGTTGGCGGACGGCGGCACGCTGTTCCTTGATGAGATAGGTGAAATGCCTGCGGCGTTACAGGCGAAACTGCTGCGCGCGTTGCAGGAAAAGACCGTGGAGCCGCTCGGGTCGGTCAAGACGATCAAGGTGGACACCCGGATCATCGCCGCCACCAACCGCAACCTGAAGGCCGAAGTCGAGGCCGGACGTTTTCGTGAAGACCTTTTCTATCGGCTGGCAGTGCTTGAAATACGCATCCCGCCGCTGTGCGAGCGCAAGGAAGACCTGCCGCTTCTGGTCAGCTTCCTGCTGCGTCGGCTCGGCAACAAGAACAACAAGATTATCCGTACCGTCACTCCCGCGTTTCTCGACGCGCTGTCCGGGTATGACTGGCCCGGTAACGTGCGTGAACTGGAGAATGTGCTGGAACGCGCGTTGATCCTGTCGCGTTCGGATGCGCTCGGTCCCGACCTTCTGCCTCCGCAGGTGACCGGGGCGCGCGAGGCGGCCATAGACATGTCTACCGAGGCGTCCCCGTCGGCCATGAGTACTCCTGCGTCACTCGAAGAGGCGGAGAAGCTCGCCATCATGCGTGCGCTGGAAGAGAACGGCAACCATCGTGAACGCACGGCGGACGCGCTTGGGATCAGCCGCCGAACCTTGCAGTACAAACTGAAAAAGTACGGCCTGACGCGTCGTTAG
- a CDS encoding MBL fold metallo-hydrolase: protein MSELTIETFILGPDEANCYLVSSGSDAVVFDVGVEPDRLVARIEELGLTLRGIYVTHFHLDHIGGVQQVHEHFNAPVFASPEDEFLKELSMEAGGIRELVEYVGFPYSPLGPGRQTVLGQTMMVLDTPGHTPGSLSFFFPSAGCVFVGDLIFMIAVGNTHLPRASSSALLTSIRSRIFILPDDTRIYSGHGPMTTVIHEKQNNPHFIF, encoded by the coding sequence ATGAGCGAACTGACCATAGAAACATTCATTCTCGGCCCGGACGAGGCCAACTGCTATCTGGTTTCTTCCGGCAGCGATGCCGTGGTCTTTGACGTGGGCGTAGAGCCTGACCGTCTTGTCGCGCGTATCGAGGAATTGGGGTTGACGCTGCGCGGCATCTACGTCACGCATTTTCATCTCGACCATATCGGCGGCGTGCAGCAGGTGCATGAGCATTTCAACGCACCGGTCTTTGCCAGCCCGGAAGACGAGTTTCTCAAGGAACTGTCCATGGAAGCGGGCGGAATCCGCGAACTTGTCGAATATGTGGGCTTTCCGTATTCCCCCCTCGGGCCGGGGCGGCAGACCGTACTCGGCCAGACCATGATGGTGCTTGATACGCCGGGGCACACTCCGGGAAGTCTGTCCTTCTTCTTCCCTTCTGCGGGCTGTGTGTTCGTGGGCGATCTGATCTTCATGATCGCCGTGGGAAATACCCATCTTCCGCGTGCCAGCAGTTCGGCACTGCTCACGTCCATTCGTTCCCGCATTTTCATTTTGCCGGATGATACCCGTATCTATTCCGGGCATGGCCCCATGACCACGGTCATTCATGAGAAGCAGAACAATCCTCATTTCATTTTCTAG
- a CDS encoding HDOD domain-containing protein has product MAEETSVPESEIQPETLEAARQLLVRRFKFIKNPDDSIRRLATLGAEHVARDMTLNPKRYETPAAPSGKIEIEPVDPLDVLRKEHQLPALPQVFLELQQAINAKNTSADDLASIISQDPSLTAFLLRMVNSAFYSLPMQIDTISRAVTVVGVNQLSTLAVGTSVMSLFKDVPADVLDMEQFWKHSVGCGLIARRLCRITGKGDPERAFVAGLLHDIGQLVLLQAEPERAAAVLAHARSKDVLLYAEEKNMLGFDHATLGGMLLRKWNFPFVLVSAVLEHHQPKPGQKAAEPGLVHCAETIATGLGIGSSGEYFVQPPDKAVWESMELTPDRIEEMIEDLDEELEEAFAVLVQG; this is encoded by the coding sequence ATGGCAGAAGAAACCTCTGTTCCCGAAAGCGAAATCCAGCCTGAAACTCTGGAAGCCGCCCGACAGCTTCTGGTCAGGCGCTTCAAGTTCATCAAGAATCCGGACGATTCCATCCGCAGGCTGGCCACTCTCGGTGCCGAGCATGTGGCCCGCGACATGACGTTGAATCCGAAACGGTATGAGACTCCGGCAGCGCCATCCGGAAAAATCGAAATCGAACCGGTGGACCCGCTCGACGTGTTGCGGAAGGAACACCAGCTTCCGGCACTGCCGCAGGTCTTTCTCGAATTGCAGCAGGCCATCAATGCGAAGAACACTTCGGCAGATGACCTTGCCTCGATCATCAGTCAGGACCCGAGTCTGACCGCTTTTCTTCTGCGTATGGTCAATTCGGCTTTTTACAGTCTGCCCATGCAGATCGACACCATCTCCCGCGCGGTGACCGTGGTCGGGGTCAATCAGCTCTCCACGCTCGCTGTGGGTACGTCTGTCATGAGTCTGTTCAAGGACGTTCCCGCCGACGTGCTCGACATGGAACAGTTCTGGAAACATTCCGTTGGTTGCGGGCTGATTGCCCGACGCCTGTGCCGTATCACCGGAAAGGGTGATCCCGAGCGCGCATTCGTGGCAGGACTTCTGCACGACATAGGGCAGCTTGTCCTGCTTCAGGCCGAGCCGGAACGTGCTGCCGCAGTGCTTGCCCATGCCCGCAGCAAGGATGTGCTCCTGTATGCCGAGGAAAAGAATATGCTCGGTTTCGATCATGCGACCCTCGGCGGCATGCTGTTGCGGAAATGGAATTTCCCCTTTGTGCTTGTCTCTGCCGTGCTTGAGCATCATCAGCCCAAACCGGGGCAGAAGGCAGCCGAACCCGGCCTGGTCCACTGTGCCGAGACCATTGCCACCGGACTCGGTATCGGGTCGAGCGGTGAATATTTCGTGCAGCCGCCGGACAAGGCGGTGTGGGAGAGTATGGAACTGACCCCTGACCGGATCGAGGAAATGATCGAAGATCTCGATGAGGAACTGGAAGAAGCCTTTGCCGTGCTTGTTCAAGGGTAG